The following coding sequences lie in one Alphaproteobacteria bacterium genomic window:
- a CDS encoding peroxiredoxin, protein MSLDVGDPAPNFTAPTDGGGKVTLSKLKGRNVVLYFYPKDDTSGCTAEACGFRDSLPKFGDIDGVVVGVSRDSVASHDKFKAKYDLPFVLVSDESGEICKAYATWVQKSMYGRKYMGIERSTFLIDKVGKIRGAWRKVKVPGHVDEVLKALKAL, encoded by the coding sequence ATGAGTCTCGATGTGGGCGATCCCGCCCCCAATTTCACCGCGCCGACCGATGGGGGCGGCAAAGTCACTCTGTCCAAGCTCAAGGGCCGGAACGTCGTTCTCTACTTCTACCCGAAAGATGACACCTCCGGTTGCACTGCCGAGGCCTGCGGCTTTCGTGATTCGCTCCCGAAGTTCGGCGACATCGACGGCGTCGTCGTTGGCGTCTCTCGCGACAGCGTCGCCTCTCACGACAAATTCAAGGCGAAGTACGACCTTCCCTTCGTACTTGTGTCCGACGAGAGCGGCGAAATCTGCAAGGCCTACGCCACCTGGGTGCAAAAGAGCATGTATGGCCGCAAATACATGGGCATCGAACGTTCGACCTTTCTGATCGACAAGGTTGGCAAGATCAGAGGGGCGTGGCGCAAGGTAAAGGTCCCAGGTCACGTCGACGAGGTCTTGAAAGCCCTCAAAGCACTCTGA
- the tyrS gene encoding tyrosine--tRNA ligase, whose protein sequence is MPEFRSDFLRIAQARGFVHQVSDPPALDALMAERRIVAYVGFDCTGRSLHVGHLLSVMLLRHFQRSGHRPIVLMGGGTTKVGDPSGKDEARKLLSEEEIASNMASIKRVFTNFLTFGDGPSDATMVNNAEWLDRLEYISFLRDIGRHFSVNRMLGMDSVKLRLERDQPLSFLEFNYMVLQAYDFLELARRYGCALQMGGSDQWGNIVNGIDLGRRVDGRTLFALTTPLITTSAGSKMGKTASGAVWLNGEMLAPYDYWQFWRNTHDADVGRFLRLFTDLPLDEIERLDSMKGNAINDAKIVLANEATALCHGRPAADAAAETARRTFVEGAAGEELPTIEVSRRNLESGSALIEFLNRIGLASSNSDARRKIRDGAIRVNDEVVTDEKRVLTVSDVNADGIIKLSHGRKRHAIMKVV, encoded by the coding sequence ATGCCAGAGTTTCGTTCAGATTTCTTGCGCATCGCCCAAGCCCGCGGGTTCGTGCACCAGGTCAGCGATCCGCCAGCGCTCGACGCGCTCATGGCGGAAAGGCGCATCGTGGCCTACGTCGGTTTTGATTGCACCGGGCGGAGCCTTCACGTCGGACATCTCCTTTCTGTCATGCTTTTGCGCCATTTTCAGCGCTCAGGCCATAGGCCGATCGTGCTGATGGGCGGAGGAACGACCAAGGTCGGCGACCCATCAGGAAAGGATGAGGCAAGAAAGCTTTTGAGCGAAGAAGAGATCGCTTCAAATATGGCGAGCATCAAGCGCGTCTTCACGAACTTCCTTACCTTCGGCGACGGGCCGAGCGACGCAACGATGGTCAACAATGCCGAATGGCTGGACCGGCTCGAATATATTTCCTTCCTGCGCGACATCGGCCGCCATTTCTCGGTCAATCGCATGCTTGGCATGGACAGCGTCAAGCTCCGCCTGGAGCGTGATCAGCCACTTTCCTTTCTTGAATTCAACTACATGGTCTTGCAGGCGTACGATTTCCTGGAATTGGCCCGACGCTACGGTTGCGCTCTGCAAATGGGCGGCTCGGACCAATGGGGCAATATCGTGAATGGAATCGATCTCGGAAGGCGGGTCGACGGGCGGACGCTATTTGCCCTGACGACCCCGCTGATAACGACTTCGGCGGGTAGCAAGATGGGCAAAACCGCATCGGGCGCGGTATGGCTCAATGGCGAAATGCTTGCGCCGTATGACTATTGGCAATTTTGGCGCAATACACATGACGCGGATGTTGGGCGCTTTCTGCGTCTCTTCACCGATCTTCCCCTCGATGAGATCGAACGTCTCGACTCGATGAAGGGAAACGCGATCAACGACGCCAAGATCGTGCTGGCGAACGAGGCGACGGCCCTTTGCCATGGCAGGCCGGCTGCCGACGCGGCCGCGGAGACGGCACGCCGCACCTTTGTCGAGGGAGCCGCAGGCGAGGAATTGCCCACAATCGAAGTGAGCCGTCGGAATCTCGAATCCGGTTCGGCGCTCATCGAATTTCTCAACAGGATTGGCCTTGCGTCGAGCAACAGCGACGCGCGTCGGAAAATTCGAGACGGCGCAATCCGCGTGAATGACGAGGTCGTTACTGACGAAAAACGCGTTTTGACGGTGTCGGACGTCAATGCGGACGGCATCATCAAGCTCTCCCACGGCCGGAAGAGGCATGCGATCATGAAGGTCGTTTAG
- a CDS encoding bifunctional [glutamine synthetase] adenylyltransferase/[glutamine synthetase]-adenylyl-L-tyrosine phosphorylase: MESSTFLTDSPALPRAADPVRAAIGLERWTEEAAASGDRALETAAAALVGDATMRRMLDALFGNSPFLTHCALIDVAFTCSLLNGSVEESYSQVLSDLGQVDPTAAATDQVMATMRTAKRRAALAIAVADIAMTWPLERVTASLSEVAALSLQLAVRHQLAQAAARGWLRLVDGKRPEEGSGYFILGLGKLGAFELNYSSDIDLVALYDDEIVQCDDRDTINKNFVKLTRNIVRMMQERTPDGYVFRTDLRLRPDPAATPVALSTTAAEFYYESLGQNWERAAFIKARPVAGDLAAGERFLRGLRPFLWRKHLDFAAIRDIHSIKRQINAHRGGDEIIVLGQNLKLGRGGIREIEFFAQTQQLIWGGREPALRARGTCDALRALVAGGHVKQEIGDQLIESYGFLRRVEHRLQMVDDQQTQELPESTDGLEHLAIFLGFENSAAFSAELLRHLRRVEAYYARLFEEAPNLGVASGNLVFTGADHDPDTLKTIEGLGFVEPATASAIIRGWHHGRYRAMRSTRARELLTELTPALLDAVAKAANPDAALLSFDRFLSRLPQGVQLFSLFHANPSLLGLVAEIMGSAPRIADQLAQHPLLLDSVLTGDFFRPLPDRSLLATSLAEALRQANDFEDVLDITRRWTNDRKFQVGVQMLRGTLDPEAAGPVLADIAQCVIGALIEPVTAELAETHGRLPVGDLAVIALGKLGGREMTMTSDLDLLFIYDVPAGIEATDGRRPLAPSHYFVRLSQRLLSAITSPTAEGRLYDVDMRLRPSGEKGPLATSLQGFLDYQMRDAWTWEHMALTRARVVAGPVAFAARIEAALADVLTAPRKPEKLLHDVAEMRALIEKTHATSNIWEGKRVRGGLVDLEFIAQYLQLRYGNSYPQVLSPNTTEAFDRLRAASVLENEMADDLIAATRLWRRVQGILRLAEQRTFEEDQATDGLRQVISRAAGAVDFSTLKAALCATAERVREHFAFLIEEPARKLAPANMVGSTASTSNQAKEALP; this comes from the coding sequence ATGGAAAGTTCGACGTTCTTGACAGATTCGCCGGCACTGCCAAGAGCCGCAGACCCCGTCCGCGCCGCGATCGGGCTTGAACGGTGGACCGAAGAGGCGGCGGCAAGCGGCGATCGGGCGCTGGAGACCGCTGCGGCGGCGCTCGTCGGCGACGCCACTATGCGACGGATGCTCGATGCCCTATTCGGCAACAGTCCGTTCCTTACCCATTGTGCCCTGATCGATGTGGCCTTCACATGTTCATTATTGAATGGCAGCGTCGAAGAAAGCTACTCGCAAGTTCTCAGCGATCTCGGCCAGGTCGATCCTACGGCTGCCGCCACCGATCAGGTCATGGCTACGATGCGAACGGCCAAGCGGCGCGCGGCACTTGCAATCGCGGTTGCCGACATCGCAATGACATGGCCGCTCGAGCGGGTCACCGCATCCTTGAGCGAAGTCGCCGCCCTGTCGCTTCAGCTTGCCGTGCGCCACCAGCTCGCGCAGGCGGCCGCTCGCGGCTGGCTCAGGCTTGTCGACGGCAAGCGGCCAGAGGAGGGATCGGGCTATTTCATCCTCGGCCTGGGAAAGCTCGGCGCATTCGAGCTCAATTACTCGAGCGACATCGACCTCGTAGCACTTTACGACGATGAAATCGTTCAGTGCGACGACCGCGATACGATCAACAAGAATTTCGTGAAACTCACTCGTAACATCGTTCGCATGATGCAGGAGCGTACGCCGGATGGCTATGTATTTCGCACCGACCTGCGCCTTCGCCCCGACCCGGCAGCAACGCCCGTAGCCCTTTCGACGACCGCCGCCGAATTTTACTACGAAAGCCTCGGGCAGAATTGGGAGCGTGCAGCCTTCATCAAGGCGAGACCTGTCGCGGGCGATCTTGCGGCGGGTGAGCGCTTCCTGCGCGGGCTCAGACCCTTTCTTTGGCGCAAGCATCTCGACTTCGCGGCAATCCGGGATATTCACTCGATCAAGCGACAGATCAACGCTCATCGGGGTGGCGATGAAATCATCGTTCTGGGCCAGAATCTCAAACTTGGCCGTGGCGGCATTCGCGAGATCGAATTCTTCGCGCAAACACAACAGCTCATCTGGGGCGGGCGCGAGCCTGCCTTGCGCGCGCGCGGAACGTGCGATGCGCTGCGGGCACTCGTCGCCGGAGGCCACGTCAAGCAAGAGATCGGCGATCAGCTCATCGAGAGCTATGGCTTTCTGCGTCGCGTCGAACATCGCCTGCAAATGGTCGACGATCAGCAGACCCAGGAACTGCCCGAGAGTACCGATGGCCTTGAGCACCTCGCGATCTTTCTCGGCTTCGAAAACAGCGCTGCGTTCAGCGCCGAGTTGTTGCGGCATCTGAGGCGGGTCGAGGCGTATTATGCACGCCTTTTCGAGGAGGCGCCTAATCTCGGCGTAGCATCTGGAAATCTTGTATTTACGGGTGCCGACCACGATCCGGATACCCTCAAGACGATCGAGGGGTTGGGCTTTGTTGAACCCGCGACTGCTTCGGCAATAATCCGCGGCTGGCATCATGGCCGCTACCGAGCCATGCGTTCGACCCGCGCGCGCGAGCTATTGACGGAGCTGACGCCGGCACTGCTCGATGCCGTGGCCAAAGCGGCAAACCCCGATGCCGCCCTACTTAGTTTCGACCGGTTCCTCTCACGCTTGCCGCAGGGTGTGCAGCTCTTTTCGCTCTTTCATGCGAACCCCAGTCTGCTCGGCCTTGTTGCCGAGATCATGGGGAGTGCTCCGCGCATTGCCGACCAGCTAGCCCAGCATCCTCTTCTTCTCGACTCCGTTCTTACCGGCGATTTTTTCCGCCCGCTGCCCGATCGTTCGTTGCTCGCCACCAGCCTTGCAGAGGCGCTTCGCCAAGCAAACGATTTCGAGGACGTGCTGGATATCACGCGCCGTTGGACGAATGATCGAAAATTCCAGGTCGGGGTGCAAATGCTTCGGGGCACGCTCGACCCCGAGGCGGCAGGGCCCGTGCTTGCGGATATCGCGCAATGCGTTATCGGCGCGCTCATCGAGCCGGTCACGGCGGAACTCGCCGAAACGCACGGCCGGCTTCCCGTGGGCGATCTTGCCGTCATCGCACTCGGCAAGTTGGGCGGGCGAGAAATGACGATGACGTCCGATCTCGATCTTCTGTTCATCTACGATGTCCCTGCCGGTATCGAGGCGACCGATGGGCGCCGCCCTCTTGCGCCCAGTCATTATTTCGTTCGCCTCTCCCAGCGTCTCCTGAGCGCCATTACCTCTCCCACCGCTGAAGGCCGGCTCTATGACGTCGATATGCGACTGCGACCATCGGGCGAGAAAGGCCCCCTGGCGACGAGCCTCCAAGGATTTCTCGACTATCAAATGCGCGACGCGTGGACTTGGGAGCATATGGCGTTGACGCGCGCGCGCGTCGTCGCCGGTCCAGTGGCGTTCGCCGCAAGGATCGAGGCTGCACTTGCCGACGTGCTGACCGCGCCGCGCAAGCCTGAAAAGCTCCTCCATGACGTTGCCGAAATGCGCGCCCTCATCGAAAAAACGCACGCTACGAGCAACATTTGGGAAGGCAAGCGCGTACGCGGCGGACTCGTCGATCTCGAGTTCATCGCGCAATACCTCCAACTTCGATACGGAAATTCCTATCCGCAGGTACTTAGCCCGAACACCACCGAGGCATTCGACCGTCTGAGAGCGGCCAGCGTTCTCGAGAACGAAATGGCCGACGACTTAATCGCGGCAACGCGTTTGTGGCGTCGCGTTCAAGGTATTTTGCGCCTGGCTGAGCAACGGACTTTCGAAGAAGATCAAGCGACCGACGGCTTGCGTCAAGTGATCTCGCGTGCTGCCGGCGCGGTTGACTTTTCCACGCTCAAAGCGGCACTTTGCGCGACCGCCGAGCGTGTGCGAGAACATTTCGCGTTCCTGATCGAGGAACCCGCCCGAAAACTTGCGCCGGCGAACATGGTCGGTTCGACGGCATCAACGTCAAATCAAGCGAAGGAGGCGTTACCATGA
- a CDS encoding AsmA-like C-terminal domain-containing protein, whose product MVPHSVKIFLEVIVTLLAGLVIVAALALWRLSAGPISLDFLTPYFESALSATDNRFSVRLDSTVLLWDGWSRPLDLRARGIHVLDPQGEPLATLPEMAMRLSVSALKHGVVAPTSLEAIGARVHLRRRADGALDLKFSDEAREPNLPGVVPTLTADLLKPTDPQHPLSYLREISITNAELVIDDARWDTSWKTHIDRLAFDRDAVGIRGSASIQFTVNQNVSHVYASGLYVAATQLINLSASFAEVRPAVFARATPALAPLEGFSLPLSGHLESHLDLAGHIEELHFNVAGGSGGIQIADLFPDEIAVQSISLSGALEDRGERLTLDQALVDLGGTTIGLSGAVTGLEGVSQFAMELTAHNLKIDQFPQLWPPKLAPNPRAWITANLSGGAVQDMHAKIIAHGDGLDLASVKLDQLGGTMTLSDIDVHYLGKMPSVSGTSGEVQFDDKSFNISLSKGAVEGLSIDQGTIAITGLDGDDHRIGIDLAISGSLQGALRLIDYEPLGYASALGLDPKTVDGTVSAQLDLKFPLLHDLRFAQVQLGATADLKDVSIANEFFDQDVTNGVLALKVDKDGMNVTGTANIGPAPATFSWNERFGKTIDRTVHLKAELDDASRKAFELDYDGMLLGPTPLDLQYHASDRTSAKIEVSVDLGRSTMTLPYTDWRKDPGTPGTARLSLVTANDKLKTISSFDVEAGDLVARGQADFDVQTGALRTIGFDRLTFGHNDLFGRVERRTDGTYDVRVRGPSIDVSPLVKLKKTSETAYQMGPTAPPERGPRLALNIAADTLWLSNRTNQTLHDASASIDYDGLRPTRAEVDAKTKSGAPVTIRITPADNSRDLLISSTDAGEVFRALDFTDDIVRGKLVVTARYDDTVPESPLAGTVKIDDYAVLNAPLMAKILTLASFSGIVDRMNGEGIGFSSLAVSFTKTGPLITMQDGHTSGSDLGFTFEGTFDLDAETVMVKGTIVPIYTLNSLLGHIPLLGDILVGPKGGGLFAATYQANGKIDNPNVSVNALSALAPGILRELISGSSASAPEQAQTPSSGTSPPAQIQPPRLNDR is encoded by the coding sequence GTGGTTCCCCATTCGGTAAAAATTTTCTTGGAGGTTATCGTCACGCTGCTGGCGGGCCTGGTGATTGTCGCGGCCCTCGCGCTTTGGCGGCTCTCGGCCGGTCCCATCTCACTCGACTTCCTTACGCCCTACTTCGAATCCGCACTGTCGGCGACCGACAACCGGTTCTCGGTGAGGCTCGACAGTACCGTGCTTCTGTGGGACGGCTGGAGCCGCCCGCTGGATCTTCGTGCGCGCGGCATCCACGTGCTCGACCCGCAGGGTGAACCGCTCGCCACGCTGCCGGAGATGGCCATGCGCCTGAGCGTAAGCGCCCTCAAGCACGGCGTCGTCGCGCCGACATCGCTGGAGGCCATCGGCGCGAGGGTTCACCTTCGCCGCCGGGCCGACGGTGCGCTCGACCTCAAATTTTCCGACGAAGCGAGGGAGCCAAACCTCCCCGGAGTGGTCCCGACCCTGACTGCGGACCTGCTGAAGCCGACCGATCCCCAACACCCGTTGAGCTACCTCCGCGAGATAAGCATCACCAACGCGGAATTGGTGATCGACGACGCCAGGTGGGACACGTCATGGAAGACCCATATCGACCGCTTGGCGTTCGACCGCGACGCCGTAGGTATCAGAGGAAGTGCTTCCATCCAATTCACGGTCAACCAGAATGTGAGCCACGTCTACGCAAGCGGTCTCTATGTCGCGGCGACCCAGCTAATAAATCTCAGCGCGTCGTTCGCCGAGGTCCGTCCGGCGGTTTTTGCCCGTGCGACACCTGCGCTTGCGCCACTCGAGGGGTTCTCCTTGCCGCTCAGCGGGCATCTTGAATCGCATCTGGACCTCGCCGGACACATCGAGGAACTTCACTTCAACGTCGCAGGGGGTTCCGGCGGGATCCAGATCGCCGATCTCTTTCCAGATGAGATTGCGGTGCAGAGCATATCCCTGAGTGGCGCCCTCGAAGATCGTGGGGAGCGACTGACACTCGATCAGGCCCTTGTCGACCTCGGCGGTACCACGATTGGGCTGTCTGGCGCCGTCACGGGGCTCGAGGGTGTGAGTCAATTTGCCATGGAATTGACCGCACATAATCTCAAGATCGATCAGTTCCCGCAGCTTTGGCCCCCCAAATTGGCACCGAATCCGCGCGCGTGGATTACCGCGAATCTTTCGGGGGGCGCCGTGCAGGATATGCATGCGAAAATCATCGCCCATGGAGACGGCCTCGACCTCGCGAGTGTCAAGCTCGACCAGCTCGGCGGAACGATGACTTTGTCGGATATCGATGTGCATTATCTCGGGAAGATGCCGAGCGTGAGCGGTACTTCTGGCGAAGTACAATTCGACGACAAAAGCTTCAATATCAGCCTCAGCAAGGGTGCCGTCGAAGGATTGTCGATCGATCAGGGTACGATCGCGATCACGGGACTCGATGGCGACGATCATCGCATTGGGATAGATCTGGCCATTTCGGGATCGCTACAAGGAGCGCTTCGGCTTATCGATTATGAACCACTCGGCTACGCATCCGCACTCGGTCTCGATCCCAAGACGGTAGACGGCACCGTCTCAGCCCAGCTCGATCTCAAATTCCCACTTTTGCACGATCTTCGTTTTGCGCAAGTCCAATTGGGTGCGACTGCCGATCTCAAAGACGTATCCATCGCAAACGAATTTTTCGACCAAGACGTCACCAATGGCGTCCTCGCTCTCAAGGTCGACAAGGACGGCATGAATGTTACGGGCACTGCCAACATTGGACCGGCTCCCGCAACGTTTAGTTGGAACGAGCGCTTTGGTAAAACGATCGATCGGACCGTCCATCTCAAGGCCGAGCTCGACGACGCGTCGCGTAAGGCATTCGAGCTCGATTACGACGGAATGCTTCTCGGTCCGACACCGCTCGACCTCCAATACCATGCTAGCGACCGTACGTCCGCGAAGATCGAGGTTTCGGTCGATCTAGGCAGATCGACGATGACACTGCCTTACACCGACTGGCGGAAAGACCCCGGCACGCCCGGCACGGCACGTCTGTCGCTAGTCACGGCAAACGACAAATTGAAGACAATTTCAAGCTTCGATGTCGAAGCGGGCGATCTGGTTGCCAGGGGGCAGGCGGATTTCGATGTGCAAACCGGTGCCTTGCGCACCATCGGGTTCGATCGCTTGACGTTTGGGCACAACGACCTTTTCGGCAGGGTTGAGCGGCGCACGGATGGCACTTACGACGTCCGCGTACGTGGGCCCAGCATCGACGTCTCGCCATTGGTCAAACTGAAGAAGACAAGCGAGACGGCGTATCAAATGGGTCCAACCGCACCACCTGAACGCGGACCCAGGCTGGCCCTCAATATCGCCGCAGATACGCTGTGGCTTTCGAACAGGACGAACCAGACTTTGCACGACGCGAGCGCTTCGATCGACTATGACGGGCTTCGGCCCACGCGCGCCGAGGTGGACGCAAAGACGAAGAGTGGCGCGCCGGTCACAATCCGGATTACGCCCGCCGACAATTCGCGCGACCTATTGATCAGTTCGACCGACGCCGGCGAGGTATTCAGAGCACTCGATTTCACCGACGATATCGTGCGCGGGAAACTCGTGGTTACCGCTCGTTACGACGATACAGTTCCAGAATCGCCCCTCGCGGGGACGGTGAAGATCGACGATTACGCGGTCCTCAACGCACCACTGATGGCGAAGATCCTCACGCTCGCGTCGTTTTCGGGCATCGTCGATAGAATGAACGGTGAAGGAATCGGATTTTCGAGCCTTGCGGTCTCTTTCACCAAGACAGGTCCGCTAATCACAATGCAGGACGGCCACACCTCGGGATCGGACCTCGGCTTCACGTTCGAAGGAACGTTCGATCTCGATGCCGAAACCGTCATGGTGAAGGGCACAATCGTGCCGATCTACACGCTTAACAGCTTGCTTGGACATATTCCGCTATTGGGCGACATCCTGGTCGGCCCGAAGGGTGGAGGATTGTTCGCCGCCACCTATCAGGCAAACGGCAAAATCGACAATCCGAATGTGTCGGTCAATGCGCTCTCCGCTCTGGCGCCAGGTATTCTCCGAGAGCTTATATCGGGCAGCAGCGCGTCAGCGCCCGAACAAGCGCAAACACCCAGCAGCGGTACATCGCCACCCGCGCAAATCCAACCGCCGAGATTGAATGACCGTTAG